A portion of the Punica granatum isolate Tunisia-2019 chromosome 7, ASM765513v2, whole genome shotgun sequence genome contains these proteins:
- the LOC116213131 gene encoding uncharacterized protein LOC116213131: MVGVFGHSLSFPNKTPNRPPKPPMFSHHTRSVSLPCRSHPLVSQLKDSISELDKWSSSSSDNSSSSESTSPRTSAWLCAGLAQLRDVHDSLDDILQLPQTLETLSRHRQLVEKLLEDLLRFVDAYGIFWTSILALKEEQAAAQVAIRKKDEPRIGSYLQALRKISREMHGLVSAIRSTGKSGMNIPIPTVGPDAELVTVILSGVDVTVKVSIALFDGISASFMLRKSSPWAGFSVSRKSEKTEKKAIDESIVELWEANVERLLRGRLTKMKGEEVKMALKRMQEMESCIGVIEGGSERVFRSLISTRVSLLNSLTQR, encoded by the coding sequence ATGGTCGGTGTCTTCGGTCATTCCCTCTCCTTCCCGAACAAAACCCCGAACCGGCCCCCCAAGCCTCCCATGTTCTCCCACCATACCCGGTCCGTCAGCCTCCCCTGCCGCTCCCACCCCCTTGTCTCCCAGCTCAAGGACTCCATCTCCGAGCTCGACAAGTGGTCGTCATCGTCCTCCGAcaactcctcctcctccgagTCCACGAGCCCCCGCACGTCCGCATGGCTCTGCGCCGGCTTGGCCCAGCTCAGGGACGTCCACGATTCCCTCGACGACATCCTCCAGCTCCCTCAGACCCTCGAGACCCTCTCCCGGCACCGCCAGCTGGTCGAGAAGCTCCTGGAGGATCTCCTCCGCTTCGTGGACGCTTACGGGATCTTCTGGACCTCCATCCTGGCCCTCAAGGAAGAGCAGGCTGCCGCGCAGGTGGCCATAAGGAAAAAAGACGAGCCACGGATCGGGTCTTACCTTCAAGCACTGAGGAAGATCTCCCGGGAGATGCATGGCCTCGTGTCCGCAATCAGGTCCACTGGGAAGTCCGGGATGAACATCCCCATTCCCACCGTGGGACCCGACGCGGAGCTCGTCACCGTCATTCTTAGCGGAGTGGACGTGACGGTTAAGGTCTCCATCGCTCTTTTCGATGGAATATCGGCATCCTTCATGCTGAGGAAGTCATCCCCCTGGGCAGGTTTCAGCGTTTCGCGGAAGAGCGAGAAGACAGAGAAGAAGGCCATCGATGAGAGCATCGTGGAGCTCTGGGAGGCGAATGTTGAGAGGCTGTTGCGGGGTCGCTTGACAAAGATGAAGGGTGAGGAGGTGAAGATGGCATTAAAGAGGATGCAGGAGATGGAGAGTTGCATTGGGGTGATTGAGGGTGGGAGTGAGAGGGTGTTCAGGAGCTTGATCAGCACTAGGGTTTCATTGCTCAACAGCCTCACACAGCGAtga